Within the Enterobacter roggenkampii genome, the region TACTCGGCGAACAACTACGTAAAATGGAAGAATGACTATTTGGATCAGGATAACCAAACCCAGCCCTGATCGTCTTCCTGCTGTTCGCGGATTAAATCGCTGGCTTCCTCTTCCAGATCCCAGCGATTTTCGCAAAATACCGCTAGCGGGTCTGTGCCGCCAAAACGATGCAACAGCGT harbors:
- a CDS encoding DUF1488 domain-containing protein, with the protein product MNQAIHFPDRESWDEHKQAVCFPVLVQGMQLTCAIHGETLLHRFGGTDPLAVFCENRWDLEEEASDLIREQQEDDQGWVWLS